Within the Halobaculum limi genome, the region CAGTTACGACGCGAAACTGACCGAACTGGCCGTTCCCAGAGAGTACCTCGACGAGGAGGGCGCAGTGTCGGAGCCTGTCGCCTGTTCGATGGCCCGCGGTGTCCGTGACACCGCCGGGACGAACTGGGGCGTCGCGACGACCGGAATCGCGGGGCCGGGCGGCGGAAGCGACGACAAGCCGGTCGGCACGGTGTTCATCGGCGTCGCCTCCCGCGGCGCGTGGGGAACACAGACGAGCGAGTGTACGGTCGAACGCTACGAGTTCGACGGGAGTCGCACGCAGATCAAAGAGCAGATCGCACGACAGGCGTTGGAGGACCTCCTCGACGCCGTCGAGGCACACGAGTAGCCACAGTCGGGGACCTGAGCGGGACGCCGCCTCGGACGAGGCCGAAACCGTTTGGTCGGTGCCGCGTCCACAGTCGCTCGTGAACAAGAAGGGCCACGTGCTGAACGCGGCACTCCTCGCGATCGGACTGGGCTACGTCCTCCAACCGTCGGGCGACGTGGAGACGTTCCGAACCATCGCGGAGTTGTCGGTGCCGATCGTACTCGGTGCGCTGTTTCCAGACGTCGACACCGCCTTCGGGAAACACCGCAAGACGCTGCACA harbors:
- a CDS encoding CinA family protein, with amino-acid sequence MREFATDPPVEERVGDALRDVGHTVATAESCTGGLVGSLLTDVPGSSDYFDRSVVTYSYDAKLTELAVPREYLDEEGAVSEPVACSMARGVRDTAGTNWGVATTGIAGPGGGSDDKPVGTVFIGVASRGAWGTQTSECTVERYEFDGSRTQIKEQIARQALEDLLDAVEAHE